A stretch of the Paenibacillus dendritiformis genome encodes the following:
- a CDS encoding genetic competence negative regulator: MKIERLSQDKIRVFLTFDDLSERGIQREDLWREMTKLQELFAEMMDQAYTELGFDATGPLAVEVFAMPAQGMVVIVTRTRWDSAGHHASGADEDELDDVYEMEVTLEESDTIVFAFRDFEHFIEAAHTVNTNYTVSGALYQYNNQWIFYAEPEDLDSHRLQGLVSILAEYGEAASVTAAVLEEYGTCILPENAIAVICSHFPPRHA; the protein is encoded by the coding sequence ATGAAAATCGAACGTCTGAGCCAAGACAAAATCCGTGTTTTCCTTACGTTCGACGATTTGTCGGAGCGCGGGATCCAACGCGAAGATCTCTGGCGCGAGATGACGAAGCTGCAGGAGCTGTTCGCGGAAATGATGGACCAGGCTTACACTGAACTCGGATTCGACGCGACGGGACCGCTTGCCGTAGAAGTGTTCGCAATGCCTGCGCAAGGCATGGTCGTCATTGTAACCCGGACCCGCTGGGATAGCGCGGGGCATCATGCGAGCGGCGCGGATGAAGACGAGCTGGATGATGTGTATGAAATGGAAGTGACGCTCGAAGAGAGCGACACCATCGTTTTCGCTTTCCGCGATTTTGAGCATTTCATCGAGGCCGCCCATACGGTGAATACCAATTATACCGTCTCTGGCGCGCTATACCAATATAATAATCAGTGGATATTCTATGCGGAACCGGAGGATCTCGACTCTCACCGTCTGCAAGGTCTGGTCTCTATTCTTGCTGAATACGGGGAAGCCGCATCCGTAACTGCCGCGGTTCTGGAGGAGTACGGAACCTGCATTCTCCCGGAGAATGCGATTGCTGTCATCTGCAGTCATTTCCCTCCTCGGCACGCTTAA
- the serA gene encoding phosphoglycerate dehydrogenase yields the protein MFKVLVSDPISDFGIQQLVDAQDVTVLKKTGLSEDELIDIIGDVDALLVRSQTRVTARIMEAAKQLKVIGRAGVGVDNIDLEAATKRGIIVINAPDGNTITTCEHAFAMMMALSRHIPQAYVKTIGGVWDRKSFLGVELMNKTLGVLGMGRIGSEVAKRAKAFGMEVIGYDPFMTDERAEKLGVKLGTVDEIIRAADFITVHTPLTDETRHMISRPQFEVMKRGMRIINCARGGIIDERALIEAIDEGIVAGAAFDVFEAEPPAADHPFLHHPNIIVTPHLGASTVEAQENVAVDVSEQVLHILRNEPFKNAVNMPPVAPSVLKKIQPYFKLAEKLGQFAGQMAKSPVLEIVVNYCGDLAEVDTQPITRYIVKGVLSRHLGSDVNEVNSMHLAKVRDINILVEKSHIAKGFTNLLTVKLRTSTEERLVAGTLLNGYGERIVQIDKYTVDLVPEGYLLLISHHDKPGVIGLVGSLLGNNGVNIATMQVGRKIAGGDAIMVLSVDKSVPQDVLAELKAHADINKAKVIVL from the coding sequence ATGTTCAAAGTACTCGTATCGGATCCGATCAGCGATTTCGGCATCCAGCAGCTCGTCGACGCGCAGGATGTGACCGTCCTGAAAAAGACAGGATTGTCTGAAGACGAGCTGATCGACATCATCGGCGATGTCGACGCCCTGCTTGTCCGCAGCCAGACGCGGGTGACGGCGCGCATCATGGAAGCCGCCAAGCAGCTCAAGGTGATCGGACGCGCGGGTGTCGGGGTGGACAACATCGATCTGGAAGCCGCGACGAAGCGGGGAATCATCGTCATCAATGCGCCGGACGGCAACACGATTACGACCTGCGAGCATGCCTTCGCCATGATGATGGCCCTGTCGCGCCATATTCCGCAAGCGTACGTGAAGACGATTGGCGGCGTATGGGATCGCAAGTCGTTCCTTGGCGTCGAATTGATGAACAAGACGCTGGGCGTGCTCGGCATGGGACGCATCGGGAGCGAGGTCGCGAAGCGCGCCAAGGCGTTCGGCATGGAAGTCATCGGCTACGATCCGTTCATGACGGACGAACGGGCGGAGAAGCTTGGCGTCAAGCTTGGAACGGTTGACGAGATAATCCGCGCCGCCGATTTCATCACGGTGCATACGCCGCTTACCGACGAGACGCGCCATATGATCTCCCGGCCGCAGTTCGAAGTGATGAAGCGGGGAATGCGCATTATCAACTGCGCCCGCGGCGGGATTATCGATGAACGGGCGCTAATCGAGGCGATCGACGAGGGCATCGTAGCCGGGGCGGCCTTCGACGTGTTCGAGGCGGAACCGCCTGCAGCGGATCATCCGTTCTTGCATCATCCGAACATTATTGTCACCCCTCACCTCGGCGCATCGACGGTCGAAGCGCAAGAAAACGTGGCGGTAGACGTCTCCGAGCAGGTGCTTCATATTTTGCGGAACGAACCGTTCAAAAATGCGGTGAATATGCCTCCGGTCGCGCCAAGCGTGCTGAAGAAGATCCAGCCTTACTTCAAGCTCGCCGAGAAGCTGGGGCAATTCGCCGGCCAAATGGCCAAAAGCCCTGTCCTCGAGATCGTCGTCAATTACTGCGGCGACCTGGCCGAGGTGGACACTCAGCCGATTACGCGCTACATCGTGAAAGGCGTGCTGTCCCGCCACCTTGGCTCCGATGTGAACGAGGTGAATTCGATGCATCTGGCCAAGGTTCGCGACATCAATATTTTGGTGGAAAAATCCCATATCGCCAAAGGCTTCACCAACCTGCTGACGGTCAAGCTGCGCACGAGCACCGAGGAACGGCTCGTGGCCGGCACGCTCTTGAACGGATACGGAGAGCGAATCGTTCAGATCGATAAATATACGGTCGATCTGGTGCCGGAAGGCTATCTCCTTCTGATCTCGCATCATGACAAGCCGGGCGTCATCGGACTGGTCGGCTCCCTGCTCGGGAACAACGGCGTGAACATCGCGACGATGCAGGTGGGACGCAAGATCGCGGGCGGAGACGCGATTATGGTGCTATCCGTGGACAAGTCGGTGCCGCAGGATGTGCTCGCGGAGCTGAAAGCCCATGCGGATATCAATAAAGCGAAAGTCATCGTCTTATAA
- the prsW gene encoding glutamic-type intramembrane protease PrsW, with product MESTTPILPLLTAAIAPGIALLVYFYLKDRYDYEPIHMVVRVFLLGFLIVFPILIVQHGLVLWWGDNPLVSSFAISAGVEEAVKWFVLYHMIYNHVEFDEHYDGILYAVAVSLGFATIENVLYAWINHSSFSHLLLRALLPVSGHAMFGVMMGYYMGKAKFTQDNGGRTRRYLAYSLLFPIFWHGIYDLILLTVTRYWIWFVVPLMIFLWYYGMGKVRRANARSPLHLVKREEEINM from the coding sequence ATGGAATCAACGACGCCGATACTGCCTTTGCTGACGGCCGCGATAGCCCCCGGCATTGCGCTGTTGGTGTACTTCTATCTGAAGGACCGGTATGATTATGAACCGATTCATATGGTCGTGCGCGTGTTCCTGCTTGGATTTTTGATTGTCTTCCCGATCTTGATCGTACAGCACGGGCTCGTGCTGTGGTGGGGCGACAACCCGCTCGTCTCCTCCTTTGCCATTTCGGCCGGGGTGGAAGAGGCGGTCAAATGGTTCGTGCTATATCATATGATCTATAATCATGTTGAGTTCGACGAGCATTACGACGGAATTTTATATGCCGTTGCAGTGTCTCTCGGCTTTGCCACCATCGAGAACGTCTTGTATGCCTGGATTAATCATTCTTCCTTCTCGCATTTGCTCCTGCGGGCGCTGCTGCCGGTATCGGGGCATGCGATGTTCGGCGTAATGATGGGATATTATATGGGCAAAGCGAAGTTCACCCAGGACAATGGCGGACGGACCAGGCGCTACCTGGCCTACTCCCTGCTGTTCCCTATTTTCTGGCATGGCATTTATGATCTGATATTGTTGACGGTGACACGTTACTGGATATGGTTTGTCGTACCGTTGATGATTTTTCTATGGTACTACGGCATGGGCAAGGTGCGCCGGGCGAATGCCCGCTCGCCTCTCCACCTGGTGAAGCGCGAGGAAGAGATTAATATGTAA
- the ypeB gene encoding germination protein YpeB — protein sequence MYKRFSAVMFPIVTLFFIGAIVWGYQEHQEKNSILIKAENQYQRAFHDLTYHVDRLHSELGRTLAVNSTSQAMHRKGLANVWRITSQAQNEINQLPLTLLPFNKTEDFLSRISNFAYRTSIRDLSKKPLSDDEVKTLKTLYKNAGDISKDLQQVQHKVIANNLRWMDVETAMASEQQTMDNTIIDGFKTVDKKVGDYPELNWGPTIANIYTKRSVKMLKGQPLSAQQIRQKAEQFLGNKKYNKIEVRENGKGTEHESYTAFADYGNDGKGTVTIDFTKQGMLMAYMDAREIKEKRVSMKQASQSAKQFLKKHGYPDMEAVKYNERNRVGSFTFVPVENGVYLYPKQVGVRVALDNGEVTGLQATDYVYEHKDRSIGKPKLTKQEAQKMLHPEMEVLFDRLSLIKNDEGEEVLCYEFGGKINGTTYRIYINADNGEEEHIEEMTAVQE from the coding sequence ATGTATAAACGATTTAGTGCTGTCATGTTTCCCATCGTTACGCTCTTTTTTATTGGAGCGATCGTGTGGGGCTATCAAGAGCATCAGGAGAAAAATTCAATCTTGATCAAGGCCGAAAACCAGTATCAAAGGGCTTTCCATGATTTAACGTATCATGTGGACAGGCTGCATAGCGAACTGGGACGCACCCTCGCGGTGAACTCGACCTCGCAGGCCATGCACCGCAAAGGGCTCGCCAATGTATGGCGCATTACGAGCCAAGCGCAAAACGAGATCAACCAGCTTCCGCTGACGCTGCTGCCGTTCAACAAGACAGAGGATTTTCTGTCCCGCATCTCCAATTTCGCTTACCGCACTTCGATTCGCGATCTGAGCAAAAAGCCGTTGTCGGATGATGAAGTGAAGACCCTGAAGACGCTGTATAAGAATGCGGGCGATATTTCAAAGGATTTGCAGCAGGTGCAGCATAAAGTCATCGCCAACAATTTGCGCTGGATGGATGTGGAGACCGCGATGGCCTCCGAGCAACAAACGATGGACAACACGATTATCGACGGCTTCAAAACGGTCGACAAAAAGGTCGGCGACTATCCAGAATTGAACTGGGGACCTACCATCGCCAACATCTATACGAAGCGTTCCGTCAAGATGCTGAAGGGCCAGCCGCTAAGCGCACAGCAAATCCGCCAGAAGGCGGAGCAATTTTTGGGCAACAAAAAGTACAATAAGATCGAAGTCAGAGAGAACGGCAAAGGAACGGAGCATGAATCCTATACGGCGTTCGCTGATTACGGCAATGACGGAAAGGGAACGGTCACGATCGATTTCACCAAACAAGGCATGCTGATGGCGTATATGGACGCCCGCGAAATCAAGGAGAAGCGGGTGTCGATGAAGCAGGCTTCCCAATCCGCGAAGCAGTTTTTGAAGAAACACGGCTATCCCGACATGGAGGCCGTCAAATACAATGAACGAAACCGTGTCGGCAGCTTCACCTTCGTCCCTGTCGAGAACGGCGTCTATCTCTATCCGAAGCAAGTCGGCGTGCGCGTGGCGCTTGACAATGGGGAAGTGACCGGGCTTCAGGCGACGGACTATGTATATGAGCACAAGGATCGGAGCATCGGCAAGCCGAAGCTCACGAAGCAGGAAGCTCAGAAGATGCTGCATCCGGAAATGGAGGTCCTGTTCGATCGGCTGTCCCTGATTAAGAATGACGAAGGGGAAGAAGTGCTGTGCTATGAATTCGGCGGCAAGATCAACGGCACAACGTACCGCATCTATATTAACGCCGACAATGGCGAAGAAGAGCACATCGAAGAAATGACTGCCGTGCAAGAATAA
- a CDS encoding metallophosphoesterase produces MIAVIGLVVLGFCAVAGYMLREASGCNIVEEEVSLRRLPSSFDGTRLFFISDIHRRTIDDRELAALMQHDKPHLVIIGGDMTEAGVPLERCRHNIRMLSRLGPVMAVHGNHDYRADIRKLDDMLRELGVKVLDNEAVRLERDGAWIWLVGWDDFSTGRTNAKLSMLDVKQEPGCTIVVTHDPLSLRGENLDGIDLVLSGHTHGGQICLPGLGPVRTGKFYRQYLAGWYPFADKNGHCTRLFISRGYGTSHAPVRLCSPPEVHFITLRAR; encoded by the coding sequence ATGATTGCTGTGATCGGTCTTGTTGTATTGGGCTTCTGTGCCGTGGCGGGCTACATGCTGCGGGAAGCGAGCGGATGTAACATTGTGGAGGAAGAAGTGTCGTTAAGGCGGCTGCCGTCATCATTTGACGGCACCCGCTTGTTTTTTATTTCCGATATTCACCGGCGGACCATTGACGATCGGGAGCTCGCGGCTCTGATGCAGCACGACAAGCCGCATCTTGTCATTATAGGCGGGGATATGACGGAAGCCGGCGTTCCGCTCGAACGTTGCAGACATAACATACGGATGCTGTCGCGCCTTGGCCCGGTCATGGCCGTTCATGGGAATCATGATTACAGGGCCGATATCCGCAAGCTTGACGATATGCTGAGGGAATTGGGCGTGAAGGTGCTGGACAATGAAGCTGTCCGGCTGGAGCGGGACGGAGCCTGGATATGGCTCGTCGGCTGGGATGACTTCAGCACGGGAAGAACGAACGCCAAGCTCAGCATGCTTGACGTCAAGCAGGAGCCGGGCTGCACTATTGTCGTCACTCACGATCCGCTGTCCCTGCGGGGCGAGAATTTGGACGGGATCGATCTGGTCCTGTCAGGGCATACGCATGGCGGCCAAATTTGCTTGCCTGGCCTCGGACCTGTCCGCACAGGCAAGTTTTACCGCCAATACTTGGCAGGCTGGTATCCGTTCGCGGACAAGAATGGACATTGCACACGGCTGTTCATCAGCAGGGGATATGGGACCTCGCATGCCCCTGTGCGGCTGTGCAGCCCGCCGGAGGTTCATTTCATTACGCTCCGGGCACGCTAA
- a CDS encoding diadenosine tetraphosphatase, producing MHDREMALMDWWERIFRWMIRIGLAFAAALLAVQLLLMHGGVRSLLCKVERLEGVPYPAAGPRGKP from the coding sequence GTGCATGATCGGGAAATGGCGCTTATGGATTGGTGGGAACGGATATTCAGGTGGATGATCCGGATTGGGCTGGCCTTCGCCGCGGCGCTTCTTGCGGTGCAGCTGCTGCTTATGCACGGCGGGGTACGAAGCTTGCTCTGCAAGGTGGAGAGGCTGGAAGGCGTGCCGTATCCGGCGGCCGGCCCGCGGGGGAAGCCGTGA
- a CDS encoding CPBP family intramembrane glutamic endopeptidase has translation MKQKWNQFKQRQVRVHELDDRLLLLNLYLTQGLTLLAGLIWIWLQGRNPFALLAVPEAWQWLWWSAGLAVVVVLVDIAVSQFAPEDMTDDGGMNEKLFGKRPVWHIVVICLIVGICEELLFRGAVQHAFGPYWTSILFAAIHVRYLRHWLPTLMVFLISYALGTVYEWTGTLWAPIAAHFFIDLIMGLILRFRREL, from the coding sequence ATGAAACAGAAATGGAACCAATTTAAACAACGGCAGGTTCGTGTTCACGAGCTGGACGATCGCCTCCTGCTTCTTAACTTGTACCTGACTCAAGGCCTCACCCTGCTGGCGGGATTGATATGGATTTGGCTGCAGGGCAGAAATCCGTTCGCTCTTCTGGCCGTGCCGGAAGCCTGGCAGTGGTTGTGGTGGAGCGCCGGATTGGCCGTCGTCGTCGTGCTCGTCGACATCGCCGTGTCGCAATTCGCGCCGGAGGACATGACAGACGACGGGGGCATGAACGAGAAGCTGTTCGGCAAGCGGCCGGTGTGGCATATTGTCGTGATTTGTCTCATCGTGGGCATCTGCGAAGAGCTGCTGTTCAGGGGGGCCGTCCAGCATGCTTTTGGCCCGTACTGGACCAGCATACTGTTCGCCGCGATCCATGTCCGCTATTTGCGCCATTGGCTGCCTACACTGATGGTCTTTCTAATCAGTTATGCGCTCGGAACCGTCTACGAATGGACGGGGACTTTGTGGGCGCCGATTGCGGCTCACTTTTTCATTGATTTGATTATGGGACTTATTTTACGCTTTCGGAGGGAATTATGA
- the cmk gene encoding (d)CMP kinase, which produces MTVQSNAPALRLNIAIDGPAGAGKSTVARLVARELGYTYIDTGAMYRAVALHMLRLGIDPEDGDAIQEAMKDVAVELIPLDSRQAVLLNGTDVTDEIRTPEISRLASSYARSSAVRERLVQLQRGMAARKGVVMDGRDIGTHVLPDAEQKWFVTASVEERARRRYAESSGVDGATVEQFMREIAARDKQDETRDVAPLRQAEDAVLLDTTRMTIDEVVRVIVDQAKLLCRDGER; this is translated from the coding sequence TTGACAGTACAGTCCAACGCTCCTGCGCTTCGTTTGAATATCGCTATCGACGGGCCTGCAGGAGCAGGGAAGAGCACAGTGGCCCGCCTCGTCGCCCGCGAATTGGGTTATACGTATATCGATACCGGTGCGATGTACCGGGCGGTAGCGTTACATATGTTACGATTGGGCATTGATCCTGAGGACGGGGATGCCATTCAAGAAGCGATGAAGGATGTCGCGGTTGAACTGATCCCGCTGGATTCCAGGCAAGCCGTTCTGTTGAACGGAACCGACGTAACGGACGAGATCCGGACGCCGGAGATTAGCCGGCTCGCTTCCTCGTATGCCCGGTCATCCGCCGTTAGGGAGAGGCTTGTCCAACTTCAGCGCGGCATGGCTGCCCGCAAGGGAGTCGTCATGGATGGCCGCGATATTGGCACGCATGTTCTTCCCGATGCCGAACAGAAGTGGTTCGTTACCGCGTCCGTAGAAGAGCGCGCGCGCCGGCGTTACGCCGAATCGAGCGGCGTTGACGGCGCCACCGTAGAGCAGTTCATGCGGGAGATTGCGGCTCGCGACAAGCAGGACGAGACGAGGGACGTAGCTCCGCTGCGGCAGGCGGAAGACGCCGTTCTGCTCGATACGACGCGCATGACGATCGATGAGGTCGTTCGCGTCATCGTGGATCAGGCCAAATTATTATGCAGAGATGGGGAACGGTAA
- a CDS encoding sensor histidine kinase — translation MKFWRSIVGKLWMTIIGLVAFVMATLGVYLLPYIDSNFAHPNDIKQLFVYTAITGFSLTTFFALFLFTKITQPLRKLKEAADTIRQGDYSTKVTIRSSDEIGELSRTFNHMAEELKLTIQDLQHEKEHLASVLRSMTDAVITFDAAGQMLLTNPQGEAILNTWNQMEWNIQEEGAESSAVPDPLKPYFDKVVKEGKEVTARVHVQKEVWSVVMGPLHADSRVRGAVAVLRDISEEVKLEKLRTDFVANVSHEIRTPLSMLQGYSEALMDDIAASPEERQELVQVIHDESLRMGRLVKDLLDLAKMESGHMQMHWNETDVNELIYRVFRKYTVLAKEQQIPIVLKLEAHDPVLPAADEDRLEQVLTNLLDNALRHSSAGEEISIGTCRGMSADGGETLSIVVRDHGQGIPSEDLPYIFDRFYKADKARKREATGGTGLGLAIVKNIVEAHKGSIQVHSVQGEGTTFTIQLPIPVSQKENG, via the coding sequence GTGAAATTTTGGCGAAGCATTGTCGGAAAGCTATGGATGACCATTATCGGTCTTGTCGCCTTCGTCATGGCTACGTTGGGCGTATATCTGCTGCCTTACATTGACAGCAACTTCGCGCATCCGAATGACATTAAGCAATTGTTCGTTTATACCGCCATCACCGGCTTCTCGCTGACGACGTTCTTTGCGCTGTTCCTCTTCACGAAGATTACGCAGCCGCTGCGCAAGCTGAAGGAGGCGGCCGACACGATCCGGCAAGGAGACTATTCCACGAAGGTGACGATACGCTCTTCCGACGAGATCGGCGAGCTGTCCCGCACGTTCAACCATATGGCCGAAGAGCTGAAGCTGACGATTCAGGATTTGCAGCATGAGAAGGAGCACCTGGCCAGCGTGCTGCGAAGCATGACCGATGCGGTGATTACGTTCGACGCCGCCGGCCAGATGCTTCTCACGAATCCGCAGGGCGAAGCGATTCTGAACACCTGGAATCAGATGGAGTGGAACATTCAAGAGGAGGGAGCCGAATCTTCGGCGGTTCCCGATCCGTTGAAGCCTTATTTCGACAAGGTCGTGAAGGAAGGGAAGGAAGTCACCGCGCGGGTTCATGTGCAGAAGGAAGTATGGTCGGTCGTGATGGGCCCGCTCCATGCCGACAGCCGCGTGCGCGGGGCGGTGGCCGTGCTGCGGGATATTTCCGAGGAAGTCAAGCTGGAGAAGCTCCGGACGGATTTCGTCGCCAATGTGTCCCATGAGATTCGAACTCCGCTCTCCATGCTGCAAGGTTATAGCGAGGCGCTGATGGATGATATCGCCGCTTCCCCCGAGGAGCGGCAGGAACTGGTCCAGGTCATTCATGACGAATCGCTGCGCATGGGGCGTCTCGTCAAAGATCTGCTGGACTTGGCCAAGATGGAATCCGGCCATATGCAGATGCATTGGAATGAGACCGACGTAAATGAACTGATTTACCGCGTATTCCGCAAGTATACGGTGCTCGCGAAGGAGCAGCAGATCCCGATCGTGCTGAAGCTCGAAGCGCACGATCCGGTGCTGCCCGCCGCCGACGAGGATCGGCTGGAGCAGGTGCTGACCAATCTGCTGGACAATGCCCTGCGGCATTCGTCGGCGGGGGAGGAAATCAGCATCGGCACGTGCCGCGGCATGTCCGCAGACGGCGGCGAGACGCTGAGCATCGTCGTTCGGGACCATGGCCAGGGCATACCGTCTGAGGATCTCCCCTATATTTTCGACCGCTTCTACAAGGCCGACAAGGCCCGCAAGCGGGAAGCGACCGGCGGGACCGGATTGGGCCTCGCCATCGTCAAAAATATTGTGGAGGCCCACAAGGGCTCGATCCAGGTTCACAGCGTGCAGGGCGAAGGGACAACATTCACCATTCAGCTCCCGATCCCGGTGTCGCAAAAAGAGAACGGTTGA
- a CDS encoding DNA-directed RNA polymerase, protein MRAFFTGTALGVIAGMYMADRRSLANLQSKLQVAGNVMQDVMGQAKNKVMDSAMTLANMGNALSKAASQANPNEFSLDKVKQLIDSDPEVKRKVDAILRENGLAPLPSSMNSSAAAISAQDAMKTAVQTLETKADMQQPARH, encoded by the coding sequence ATGAGGGCGTTTTTTACCGGTACGGCTCTCGGCGTAATCGCCGGCATGTATATGGCCGATCGCCGCTCGCTTGCGAACCTGCAGTCCAAGCTTCAGGTGGCTGGCAACGTGATGCAGGACGTGATGGGCCAAGCGAAAAACAAAGTGATGGACTCTGCGATGACGCTTGCCAATATGGGCAACGCCTTGTCCAAAGCGGCCAGCCAAGCGAATCCGAACGAGTTCAGCCTGGACAAAGTAAAGCAGCTTATCGATAGCGATCCGGAAGTCAAACGCAAGGTTGATGCGATTCTGCGCGAGAACGGACTGGCTCCGCTGCCTTCATCCATGAATTCTTCGGCTGCTGCGATCAGCGCCCAGGACGCAATGAAGACTGCGGTTCAAACGCTGGAGACCAAAGCGGACATGCAGCAGCCCGCCCGCCACTAA
- a CDS encoding flagellar brake protein produces the protein MLPNINDMLYMQLERSPGTYKARVTELDDEFIWMEVPLCEETGKFGLFAIGDELDVFYSRNDGIRWHFRSRVEGKRNEAIRMLSIRKPNPDGMTKMQRRNYLRVQAQLETAVSTLDGVQFLACTEDVSGGGVSLTAAPKWGLREGQLLQCWLAVPFRNGTIEHIPFTGEIVRVRPLHEERNLIMMKFGQVAELDQQKLIRFCFERQIEARK, from the coding sequence ATGTTACCGAATATCAATGATATGCTGTATATGCAACTGGAGCGTTCTCCGGGGACCTATAAAGCGAGGGTGACCGAATTGGATGACGAGTTCATCTGGATGGAGGTTCCGCTCTGCGAGGAGACCGGCAAATTCGGATTGTTCGCCATCGGAGATGAGCTGGATGTCTTTTACTCCCGGAACGACGGGATAAGATGGCATTTCCGATCCAGAGTCGAGGGCAAGCGCAACGAGGCGATTCGAATGCTGTCCATCCGCAAGCCGAACCCTGACGGTATGACCAAAATGCAGCGCCGCAATTATTTGCGGGTCCAGGCTCAACTGGAGACGGCGGTGTCGACGCTGGACGGCGTTCAATTTTTGGCGTGCACGGAGGATGTCAGCGGCGGCGGGGTCTCGCTTACGGCCGCGCCGAAATGGGGCCTTCGCGAAGGCCAGCTGCTGCAATGCTGGCTTGCGGTTCCGTTCCGCAACGGAACGATCGAGCATATCCCGTTCACCGGGGAAATCGTGCGGGTTCGTCCGCTGCATGAGGAGCGGAACCTGATCATGATGAAATTCGGGCAGGTTGCCGAATTGGACCAGCAGAAGCTGATCCGGTTCTGCTTCGAACGCCAAATTGAGGCGAGGAAATGA
- a CDS encoding Glu/Leu/Phe/Val family dehydrogenase, with protein MTANDHNSLLASTQLVIEQALQRLGYGQDMVDLMKEPLRMLTVRIPVRMDDGSVQVFTGFRAQHNDAVGPTKGGVRFHPGVTEEEVKALSIWMSLKCGIADLPYGGGKGGIICDPRRMSFGELERLSRGYVRAISQMVGPNKDIPAPDVMTNSQVMAWMVDEYSHIREFDSPGFITGKPLVLGGSRGRETATAQGVVMMIFEALKVRGIPLKDARVIVQGFGNAGSYLSKFMHEAGAKVVGISDVNGALYDPEGLDIPDLLDRRDSFGTVTNLFKNTITNEELLVQPCDILVPAAIENQITEDNAHQIQASIIVEAANGPTTIEATKIVTDRGILLVPDVLASAGGVIVSYFEWVQNNQGYYWSEEEVMQKLQKLMTQGFNKVYETHQLKQVDMRLAAYMVGVRKTAEAARYRGWV; from the coding sequence ATGACCGCTAATGATCACAACTCCCTGCTTGCTTCCACTCAGCTCGTAATTGAACAGGCTTTGCAGCGTCTGGGTTATGGACAAGATATGGTGGACCTGATGAAGGAGCCGCTTCGCATGCTGACGGTTCGTATACCGGTGCGCATGGATGACGGCAGTGTTCAGGTGTTCACCGGCTTCCGCGCCCAGCATAACGATGCAGTCGGTCCAACCAAGGGAGGCGTGCGCTTTCATCCTGGCGTGACAGAGGAAGAGGTCAAAGCCCTGTCCATTTGGATGAGCTTGAAATGCGGAATTGCCGATTTGCCGTACGGCGGCGGCAAAGGCGGAATTATTTGCGACCCCCGGCGGATGTCATTCGGCGAACTGGAGCGGTTGAGCCGCGGATATGTCCGCGCGATCAGCCAGATGGTCGGTCCGAACAAGGATATCCCGGCGCCGGACGTCATGACGAACTCGCAAGTGATGGCATGGATGGTCGATGAGTATAGCCATATTCGGGAGTTCGACTCCCCGGGCTTTATTACGGGCAAGCCGCTTGTGCTCGGAGGATCGAGAGGACGCGAGACCGCTACGGCGCAGGGCGTCGTCATGATGATTTTCGAAGCGCTCAAGGTGCGCGGCATTCCGCTCAAGGATGCGCGCGTCATCGTTCAGGGCTTCGGGAACGCGGGCAGCTATCTGTCCAAGTTCATGCATGAAGCGGGAGCGAAGGTTGTCGGTATCTCCGACGTCAACGGCGCGCTTTATGATCCGGAAGGTCTCGATATCCCGGATTTGCTGGACCGCCGGGATTCCTTCGGCACCGTCACCAACCTGTTCAAGAATACGATTACGAATGAAGAACTGCTCGTGCAGCCTTGCGATATCCTCGTTCCGGCCGCGATCGAGAATCAGATTACCGAGGACAACGCTCACCAGATTCAGGCGAGCATCATCGTCGAAGCGGCCAACGGCCCGACGACGATTGAAGCGACCAAGATTGTCACGGATCGGGGCATCCTGCTCGTACCGGATGTATTGGCCAGCGCCGGCGGCGTCATCGTATCTTATTTCGAGTGGGTCCAAAACAACCAAGGCTACTACTGGAGTGAGGAAGAAGTTATGCAGAAGCTCCAGAAGCTGATGACGCAGGGCTTCAACAAAGTATACGAGACGCATCAGTTGAAGCAAGTGGACATGCGGCTGGCCGCATACATGGTCGGCGTGCGCAAGACGGCTGAAGCGGCGCGCTACCGGGGGTGGGTGTAA